Part of the Plasmodium vinckei vinckei genome assembly, chromosome: PVVCY_13 genome, GATATCCATCCAGccataattttatcattatcagTTTCACAATTATTACACTGCCCTAAACCTCGATTCAGTAGAACAAAACTTCAAATCATAAATACAAACCTATATATAACCTCAATATagcttataattttattaataaatgtgtTTAAATTaagtttatttaaaataattataaatattaactaaaaatgaataatttaaaaatccattaatatatatgtatggaAATACGGATAAATTCATTATACATTacactaaaaaaaatatatatataacaaaacaAGCGGTTAaatcaaatttattattctatGAAATGCAAAAAGTGGAACTTTTATgccataaaatattaaatatattatttttaaccaTTTGAACAAGTATAATAAaccataataataaagagtggttatctttatttttagggTTTTAGGAATTTTGGGGGTtttagcattttttttggtaCATTATATACTTTAAAGGTTAATTTACTGAATTGATAGCATCTAAAAAGTGTTTCAATTGAAAGTCCTACAATCATATAACTTACCCATATATTAACTACTGGTATGAGAAGCAAACTAGTCAGCACAGCTAATATACACCCCCTCAATAATAACCCTTTGcgtattatttttagctCTTGTTTATCTTTTAATCTATCATCAGCAGTTGTATTGACCGCATTCTCTTCATTCTCCGTGATAAGTCTTAGATCTTCGTGTCTGTTAAGGTCTTCATAATTGGATACAGAAACAACTTCATCTCTATTTACTATTCTTTTATCTTGTATCGGTTGTGTTTCTAATTTATTGTTTCTTATATTACcaatatctttttttacttcatctaattctttttttacttcATCTAATTCTTTTTGAAGTTCATAAATGatctttttcctttttttatctacattatttaaatcgGGTAATGTATTACTTTCTTTATGCTTCTTTATAtgtgaatatataatatttcgaAATTTTTGTGTATCCTCGTCATCATCATCTTCACCACTACAGTCATTCAATTGATCTGCAAGACTCAAAGTTGattcataaaaatgatttaaatcCAATTTATTGTTTGCATCTGCTAATattctattattttctaaatttattatattccttTCAAGGTATACGTTGCTCTCGTTTATAAAGTGTAATACCtgcaaataaatgaaatatttattaacatatatataattaattttaattgcCTCTTTAATTTAACATAAGTGGTTTACCAAtacatgaaaaaataatataaaattaatataaaacaaatagataaaaaagctataatgaaatattattaataatataagaaaataatcTGTCACTTACATTTTTGCCATATTCAAaagaacaaataataattgaaaaaaaaacaaaatataaaatactgATTCTCATTTTTAACTTTATtcattaataaatgaaatcaTGATGATAacttcatatttattagctTTTTGTTctaaattttatgaatatatttacaaaaataactatgatatttatttcatttattaattttccCCATTCTCAATAGAATTAATTATGCAAccattataataaatttcgTCGATCCATTAAAggtatatatgaatataaatattatatttttttcaaataaatatccaTTTTGCTTAAAGAATGaccattttaatattttaatttaaaaaaatcccaaaaaaaaaatttttttacacaaGCAGGctttaatataattcataatatatgacatatttaatgatacagttttaatattttataagcatatatattttatattattgtttgcATACGAataaattaacaaatatctattaaataataaaatattagatacatatattttttttatatgaatatatacaaacatataatataatgaaaacatTAACAAAccattattgttatttacatttaaatgtttttttatatattatattttattattgtattcCTCCAATTTTAAACATtacttaataatattttatttaccacttttttgcaaaatttttttttcatatattgggatgcaataattttatatataaatatatcttaGAATATACAACATCATGCTTATTATTTCTGGTAAATAgtgtaaaatattaatattgacAAATGTAatccaaaaaaataatcgaATTATAATATCAAATCGAAAAATAACCATATCGAACCAATATATTGAAAGATATGccaatttattattatatgaaacaaaaaaatgaagtaCGCTTAATAAGAAACTCTTTATTTTCTCGTATTCATTTAGCAGGTGGAATGACacattttgtatttaaataatacaatatttgacttttataaataataataaaggcaaaaaaatgttgtaATTCAGTTATAATAGAGAATTTCatcatattaaaaatttatgttatgttctattataaaataagaaaCAAACTCTTGAtctttatcatatatatatatatataatacttgtttatattaattagacaaatttactatttagcattctttaattttatacattttttaattcgattttaaatacaagttaattaaatttataattctaTGGTGTCTcgttttcttttataaacaaaaaaaatcaataaaaaaaataaattaataaatggtaCAGGATCAGCCTGCATAAtcttgtatatatttaataatggaGGTTTTCCCCAATAAACGGAATTTATAGATTTTTTAGTCAGTTTTTTTCGACTAGatgattttataattatttgcatttgtttttttctatcAGTTGAATTTATAACTGTCTTTGCCGTTTTATTTACAccaaacaaatttataacctttttcatgtttttttttcctttcaATTCATTTCTCCATCCAGATGACAAATACTAACATAAAAGtatggaaaatattataattttttataataatgaaaattatttaaaagtgCTGTTTtagtaattatattattatttaccttatacacaattaataaaataatgggCATTAAAACAAGTATAACTGGAATTCCAGTTAAACTGCACTGTTCAGATGTGCAACATACTAATATGGtattcataaattttatttcaggTATACAATCCTCTGATCCATTCCATGTAGttggaaatatattacatgGTTTCTTCAAATTGGGATCAGGACTTTTTGATTTTACCAAGTGAACAATTGCATTGTCAGTTTTTTTGTGATTAGATGGATCGTCTTGTGGGGTTTGATGTATGATATGCTGTGATTGGGGAGATGGTTGTTTTTGTGCTGTTGGACTGGGTGCTGGGTTTGGTGGTGGATCTTTTGGAGAATCTGATGGTGAATCTGATAGTGATGGTGGAGTTGATGGTAAATTATTAAGTAGATTTTGTGGTGTATCTTTTGGTGTATGTTTCGGCGGATCTCCACTTTTTTGTAATTgatcattattttgtggTAATTTATCCCCTGAGGTGCCTGATTTAGGAGTGTTAACTTGATTAAGTTCGGTAGTTATATGACCAATAATGCTGTTAAAATAATCATTAGATGCACTGTAAAtagtttttaaattatccaTAGCGTCCTTATATGCACCACTGATTTTATTCTTAGCATCATTAAGCCTTTGCTGATTTTGATCAATAAAATCGGAACCTCTATTATAATACTCCTTTCCATTTAATAtgagtttaaaaaatggtgACCACAAATCAATGGATTCTCCTGATGTACTTGATGTTCCTGCTTGATTTAGTGGATTTGTTATATCTGATTTACCATCTTGACTTGGTGCAGGTGATCCTGATGGAGGTTCGTCTGTCCCACCACTTGGAGCTCCTGGTTCATTGGCTCCACCATTCGGATTTCCGTTTTCACTGCCTGAAACCTTTGA contains:
- a CDS encoding fam-b protein; this encodes MRISILYFVFFSIIICSFEYGKNVLHFINESNVYLERNIINLENNRILADANNKLDLNHFYESTLSLADQLNDCSGEDDDDEDTQKFRNIIYSHIKKHKESNTLPDLNNVDKKRKKIIYELQKELDEVKKELDEVKKDIGNIRNNKLETQPIQDKRIVNRDEVVSVSNYEDLNRHEDLRLITENEENAVNTTADDRLKDKQELKIIRKGLLLRGCILAVLTSLLLIPVVNIWVSYMIVGLSIETLFRCYQFSKLTFKVYNVPKKMLKPPKFLKP
- a CDS encoding PIR protein CIR protein — translated: MKNYKRMCKLLLEGDSYFKDEIVDMEKINKKTKAKIYYSRDGYKTNEECINALAAYIYMEFKKLIPRVTQHNHYDEYLLMWISDKLLKIHKKGKGKKIGKGYMDAFTLKQAYEQYLDKHKKGLDYWDLLNMQQGLKEANLWYMSEFYKLFNNICITIAYYNYKDVKSKQLSKYSKNCLNQYRILYMNIPKCKSYLYLLNKLKGIYDTFKSSAIDKNNLKTKLIKLTLENGNEMEPVRSFKTYDFSDSKCKFQKKKPPPSKPSKPNPGPAPPEISQKESLQTQPGPQDISESKNPHKEGSNHPNGQDGSKIDSKVSGSENGNPNGGANEPGAPSGGTDEPPSGSPAPSQDGKSDITNPLNQAGTSSTSGESIDLWSPFFKLILNGKEYYNRGSDFIDQNQQRLNDAKNKISGAYKDAMDNLKTIYSASNDYFNSIIGHITTELNQVNTPKSGTSGDKLPQNNDQLQKSGDPPKHTPKDTPQNLLNNLPSTPPSLSDSPSDSPKDPPPNPAPSPTAQKQPSPQSQHIIHQTPQDDPSNHKKTDNAIVHLVKSKSPDPNLKKPCNIFPTTWNGSEDCIPEIKFMNTILVCCTSEQCSLTGIPVILVLMPIILLIVYKYLSSGWRNELKGKKNMKKVINLFGVNKTAKTVINSTDRKKQMQIIIKSSSRKKLTKKSINSVYWGKPPLLNIYKIMQADPVPFINLFFLLIFFVYKRKRDTIEL